The Gemmata palustris genome includes a region encoding these proteins:
- a CDS encoding efflux RND transporter periplasmic adaptor subunit, with amino-acid sequence MPTSPPNRPPRARFLGLLVLGMLAGVLVGCQRKPPQAPPAVTPTIPVSHPIEREVTDFAEYTGRTDAVESVSVRARVTGELQAVPFGEGTEVRGPKRLGWLTLFPGDLLFQIDPEPYRAMVDQAEGQLQLYKAQRVLAGLNYDQDKQAYDAGAGSISQINLDKANVDSADARIRTAEAALKSAKLNLAYTEIRAPISGRVSRYYYTPGNLVSENQTLLTTIVSMEKMYGYFDVEERTFQRLVGGSTSLLPTVAVRMAIEGETGFPHRGKLDFINNQVNPSTGTIAIRAVFDNERAKGGMWKLLPGMFVRVRIDLGGAYRSALVIDRALGSDQGLKFVYVVDGENKVQYRRVKTGALQEDGLRVVEPYKPGTDKEPESGVKSTEWVVVGGLPQLRPRAEIKPEQIAMPTTLSGGDSTPRRPKKQ; translated from the coding sequence ATGCCCACGAGCCCTCCCAATCGCCCGCCCCGCGCTCGCTTTCTCGGATTGCTCGTTCTCGGCATGCTCGCCGGCGTGCTCGTGGGGTGCCAGCGGAAGCCGCCCCAAGCCCCGCCCGCGGTGACGCCGACCATCCCGGTTAGCCACCCAATCGAGCGCGAGGTCACGGACTTCGCCGAGTACACCGGGCGGACGGACGCGGTCGAGTCCGTGAGCGTTCGGGCGCGGGTGACGGGCGAACTTCAGGCGGTGCCGTTCGGGGAAGGGACCGAGGTGCGCGGCCCCAAGCGCCTCGGGTGGCTCACGCTGTTCCCGGGCGACCTGCTGTTCCAGATCGACCCCGAGCCGTACCGGGCGATGGTCGATCAGGCGGAGGGGCAGCTCCAGCTTTACAAGGCCCAGCGCGTCCTTGCGGGTTTGAACTACGACCAGGATAAGCAGGCCTACGACGCGGGCGCCGGGAGCATCTCCCAGATCAACCTGGACAAAGCGAACGTGGACTCGGCCGACGCCCGCATTCGGACCGCCGAGGCCGCACTCAAGAGCGCCAAACTGAACCTCGCTTACACCGAGATCCGCGCCCCGATCAGTGGGCGCGTGAGCCGGTACTACTACACCCCTGGCAACCTGGTGAGCGAGAACCAGACGCTGCTCACCACGATCGTCTCGATGGAGAAGATGTACGGCTACTTCGATGTCGAGGAGCGGACCTTTCAGCGGCTCGTGGGGGGATCAACGAGCTTACTTCCGACCGTCGCCGTCCGCATGGCGATCGAGGGCGAGACCGGCTTCCCCCACCGCGGCAAACTCGACTTCATCAACAACCAGGTGAACCCGTCCACGGGAACGATCGCGATCCGGGCGGTCTTCGACAACGAGCGGGCCAAAGGGGGAATGTGGAAACTGCTCCCCGGGATGTTCGTCCGCGTGCGAATTGATCTCGGCGGGGCGTACCGGTCCGCACTGGTCATCGATCGAGCGCTCGGGTCCGACCAGGGGCTGAAGTTCGTGTACGTGGTCGACGGCGAAAACAAGGTGCAGTACCGCCGGGTGAAAACTGGGGCGCTCCAGGAGGACGGGCTGCGGGTGGTCGAGCCGTACAAGCCCGGGACCGACAAGGAGCCGGAATCCGGAGTGAAATCGACCGAGTGGGTCGTTGTCGGCGGGCTGCCGCAGTTGCGCCCGCGGGCGGAGATCAAACCCGAACAGATCGCGATGCCCACGACGCTCTCCGGTGGCGATTCGACCCCGCGCCGTCCCAAAAAGCAGTGA
- a CDS encoding glycosyltransferase family 39 protein, producing MRDRMPPGSYWAGWAWSRMFGLTEPAMRWFGVACVAAATSVVFSTARRAYGTGPAVAAGLVFASSPNVVVQAVEIRAYPLLILFSATVYYALVRLLTSPPAFRRRWLGALTGFGLAAAYTHFFGLVVSGGAFVSALFVFRRRGDRIGPVLIAAAIFAIAAAGLGPFVVASTGISSGAAGDPAATKLVGLVRLGYRLFSHSAIAVSWVAVGFSLAGAIVALACAAGTAADPRTRDVTVGLAVTVASGLAVVVAASVVQSWFNAAAAHYNTWALPGLAVLSGAGVGARNRLLRAAALIGVAAVLAANLYGSAQLACHGEQFAHGPHRPIANLIRTLGSEAVTVIYDDPLPGAADVSGAVYWPLLHEFGPGLKQYSHLAAGSERVREFDRPAVGGGTDPKSLGTGYILVIRAANASASDVRDHVRRGVQPFGPGPLAEAIAQSDRWRPTETLLIGGFVSAEVRVYRMAASSGR from the coding sequence ATGCGTGACCGCATGCCGCCCGGTAGCTATTGGGCGGGCTGGGCGTGGTCCCGAATGTTCGGCCTGACCGAGCCGGCGATGCGGTGGTTCGGCGTGGCGTGTGTAGCGGCGGCCACATCTGTCGTCTTCAGCACTGCCCGCCGCGCTTATGGGACCGGGCCGGCAGTTGCCGCGGGCCTGGTGTTCGCCTCGTCGCCAAACGTGGTCGTACAGGCGGTCGAGATCCGCGCGTACCCGTTGCTCATCCTCTTCTCGGCCACGGTCTATTACGCGCTTGTCCGCCTGCTCACCTCCCCGCCCGCCTTTCGGCGGCGGTGGCTAGGGGCGCTGACGGGATTCGGACTGGCGGCCGCGTACACCCACTTCTTCGGGCTGGTGGTGAGCGGGGGGGCCTTCGTATCGGCCCTCTTCGTGTTCCGGCGCCGCGGCGACCGCATCGGGCCGGTTCTAATCGCGGCCGCCATCTTCGCGATAGCGGCCGCGGGCCTCGGTCCGTTCGTGGTCGCATCGACGGGCATCTCTTCCGGGGCGGCGGGCGACCCGGCCGCCACCAAACTGGTCGGATTGGTCCGCCTCGGGTACCGGCTGTTCAGCCATTCGGCGATCGCGGTTTCCTGGGTCGCGGTCGGCTTCAGTCTGGCCGGTGCGATCGTTGCCCTGGCGTGTGCGGCCGGGACCGCGGCCGACCCACGAACACGGGACGTGACCGTCGGGCTGGCGGTCACGGTGGCGTCGGGCCTGGCCGTGGTGGTGGCCGCGTCAGTGGTCCAGTCCTGGTTCAACGCGGCCGCCGCTCATTACAACACTTGGGCGCTTCCCGGCCTGGCCGTGTTGTCGGGGGCGGGCGTCGGCGCCCGCAACCGGTTGCTGCGGGCGGCGGCCCTGATCGGAGTTGCCGCTGTCTTGGCCGCCAACCTGTATGGGTCGGCCCAACTTGCCTGCCACGGTGAACAGTTCGCCCACGGCCCGCACCGGCCTATCGCCAATTTGATCCGCACTCTCGGTTCGGAAGCGGTAACCGTTATCTACGACGACCCGCTGCCAGGCGCTGCGGACGTGTCGGGGGCGGTCTATTGGCCCCTCCTGCATGAGTTCGGACCAGGGCTGAAGCAGTACAGCCACCTAGCGGCCGGGTCAGAACGGGTTCGGGAGTTCGACCGCCCCGCGGTCGGCGGTGGGACCGACCCGAAGTCGCTGGGGACGGGTTACATCCTGGTCATCCGCGCCGCCAACGCCTCGGCGTCGGACGTAAGGGACCACGTCAGACGCGGCGTTCAGCCGTTCGGACCCGGACCGCTGGCCGAGGCCATCGCCCAGTCCGATCGGTGGCGGCCGACCGAAACACTGCTGATCGGCGGCTTCGTGTCGGCCGAGGTTCGCGTGTACCGCATGGCGGCCTCCTCTGGCCGGTGA